The following are encoded together in the Leptolyngbya sp. 'hensonii' genome:
- a CDS encoding serine protease, which yields MSQLEDLLQQCTVRLTLPGRLGWGTGFFVAPGWILTCAHVVQEARDESVQVRWQKQENWAQTTVERLLADPLDLALLRVIGSTEANQPCVYFDEEIRSRDPLYLFGYPDQDFPNGCPVTFNCEGLTGDESALIKFALGQVRPGMSGAPLLNQRTGKVCGMVKFTRDRSFDLGGGAIPTQMILEQLPELRSLQQTFHGHDLRWVNLITSPGPDFQPYREAVIYHYSQQRHLYTPTDALLSLEARSVKRQAQDNGREQPTQETVEQFPVLEGLRKYALGNHREHVLLAGRPGSGKSTTLRQLAVSLAEEGQVPVLVQLKGDLPVLEAIASELEKGDLYDLELKEIKRLLRQQQFVLLLDGVNEIPNESLRRSLIQFRQDNLTVPMIFTTRDFLGGDLGIGKRLEMKPLSEEQMREFISKYLPEQMREFISKYLPEQGDLLLDQLLNRLRELAETPLLLKLMCDVVGLEINHIPQNQGELFQWFDRDYKRIKKEIEYVSVSENFWEFKSEILRYLAFSMIQGEVQSTALQKQLEPWLTIPNSRAAGILETWLHQRGTVDAPTKAKLWLKDLCNHDLLQNAAKPEEIEFHHQLFQEYYAAEYLLDRLPSLTDEQLKWDYLNYLKWTEPIALMLALVNSEVQALRVVQLALDVDLVLGAKLAGAVKPMFQEQTVKYVEKLAVPAWLKSQLLRESRSHYAVSALLELLDHADADVFMTVAMIIGEFIPDSIIVEFFSKVLDECDIHGSMSEALNNALVDDFTGDFTDFWTLFETIEQFDPKLLLRIATLVVNQFEMSQDSFLELIIPHIFRLIKNNAIDVTSVKIVEKMMSQISLNAVHSGRVELIESLGKQMEEKVLNTIDLGTFHMLAKLLESVNPDQDWGLENLATKFISETSASAALPKLFEEPGSLMSYSTIDTRVSIGSSNSIDEWIKLLSSVQIAVRWDAAQVLVKIAEKHPNKIASYLSYFLTLIPTLSGKQALKVITATQVNCKFYNYEIFQAHLAAQRTERQTHPNGDSNAITIKTLESLTIMSDKAPIFNQQHATIGVNYAAEGSTIEFTQQTSSSEQTFEILLTDYQQFIEQLQQKYPTLADPTTVPQIIEVEAKLIKAQDHQRWQNFINLKRLWNGGKKAGIKVGEHFAENNVWAKGAIAFLEGVSEDGK from the coding sequence ATGAGCCAGCTAGAGGATCTGCTACAACAATGCACAGTGAGGTTGACTCTTCCTGGTCGTTTGGGTTGGGGAACAGGCTTCTTTGTGGCTCCCGGATGGATTCTCACTTGTGCTCATGTGGTTCAAGAAGCAAGAGATGAATCTGTTCAGGTGCGTTGGCAGAAACAGGAGAACTGGGCGCAAACGACAGTGGAGCGGTTGTTAGCTGACCCGCTTGATTTAGCCTTACTACGGGTAATAGGTTCTACCGAGGCAAATCAACCTTGCGTGTACTTTGATGAGGAGATTCGCTCCCGCGATCCGCTGTATTTATTTGGCTATCCTGACCAGGACTTTCCCAACGGCTGCCCAGTAACATTCAACTGCGAAGGGCTAACAGGGGATGAATCAGCACTAATTAAATTTGCTTTAGGGCAGGTGCGTCCTGGGATGAGTGGAGCGCCGTTGCTGAATCAGCGGACGGGCAAGGTATGTGGAATGGTGAAATTTACGCGCGATCGCTCCTTTGATCTGGGCGGTGGTGCCATTCCGACACAGATGATTCTGGAGCAGTTGCCTGAATTGCGATCGCTTCAGCAGACGTTTCATGGGCACGATCTGCGCTGGGTAAACCTAATTACATCGCCTGGACCTGACTTTCAGCCCTATAGAGAGGCGGTGATTTACCACTATTCTCAACAGCGTCACCTGTACACTCCAACCGATGCCCTGTTGTCCTTGGAAGCCCGATCAGTGAAGCGGCAAGCTCAAGACAATGGACGTGAACAGCCGACCCAAGAAACGGTTGAGCAATTTCCAGTGCTGGAGGGGTTGCGGAAGTATGCGCTTGGAAACCATCGGGAGCACGTGTTGTTGGCAGGGCGACCGGGTTCAGGGAAATCGACCACGTTGCGACAGTTGGCTGTGTCCTTGGCAGAGGAAGGTCAAGTTCCGGTGCTGGTGCAATTGAAGGGCGATCTCCCAGTACTAGAGGCAATCGCTAGTGAGCTAGAGAAAGGTGATCTATACGACTTGGAGCTAAAGGAGATTAAGCGGTTACTTCGACAACAGCAGTTTGTTTTGCTGCTGGATGGAGTGAATGAAATCCCCAATGAGTCCTTGCGCAGATCACTCATCCAATTTCGGCAGGATAACCTAACAGTGCCCATGATCTTCACCACGCGAGATTTTCTAGGAGGGGACTTGGGCATTGGCAAGCGGCTGGAGATGAAGCCCTTGTCTGAGGAACAAATGCGGGAATTTATCAGCAAGTATTTGCCGGAACAAATGCGGGAATTTATCAGCAAGTACTTGCCGGAACAGGGCGATCTCCTATTGGATCAATTGCTCAATCGCCTGCGGGAATTGGCAGAAACACCTTTGCTGTTGAAACTGATGTGTGATGTGGTTGGTCTAGAGATCAACCACATTCCCCAAAATCAAGGGGAATTATTCCAGTGGTTCGATCGAGATTACAAGCGCATTAAAAAAGAAATTGAATACGTCTCTGTCTCCGAGAATTTCTGGGAATTCAAGTCAGAGATTCTCCGGTATTTGGCATTTTCCATGATTCAAGGAGAGGTGCAAAGTACTGCTCTCCAGAAACAGCTGGAACCCTGGCTAACCATCCCCAATAGTCGAGCCGCAGGAATTTTGGAAACTTGGCTCCATCAACGGGGAACTGTCGATGCCCCCACGAAGGCAAAGCTGTGGCTCAAAGATTTATGCAACCATGATCTTCTTCAGAATGCCGCCAAGCCGGAAGAAATTGAATTTCATCATCAGTTATTCCAGGAATATTATGCGGCAGAATACCTCCTAGATCGATTGCCAAGTCTGACTGATGAGCAACTGAAGTGGGATTACCTCAACTACTTGAAGTGGACGGAGCCAATAGCGTTGATGCTGGCTCTAGTGAATAGTGAGGTGCAGGCGCTGCGAGTAGTGCAGCTGGCGCTAGATGTAGATTTGGTGCTGGGGGCAAAACTAGCGGGTGCAGTGAAGCCAATGTTTCAGGAACAAACCGTCAAATATGTAGAGAAATTAGCAGTACCGGCTTGGTTGAAAAGTCAACTCCTGAGAGAATCGCGATCTCATTATGCGGTTTCTGCCTTATTGGAATTGTTAGACCATGCTGATGCTGATGTCTTTATGACAGTAGCGATGATAATAGGCGAGTTTATTCCAGATAGCATTATAGTGGAGTTTTTTTCGAAGGTATTAGACGAATGTGATATTCATGGAAGTATGTCAGAAGCATTAAACAATGCTCTTGTAGATGATTTTACAGGTGATTTTACTGATTTTTGGACTCTTTTCGAAACCATAGAACAATTTGATCCTAAACTTCTTCTTCGCATAGCAACATTGGTAGTAAATCAATTTGAAATGAGCCAAGATAGCTTCTTGGAACTTATCATTCCCCACATTTTTAGGCTGATAAAAAATAATGCGATTGATGTAACTTCGGTAAAAATTGTAGAAAAGATGATGAGCCAAATCAGTTTAAACGCTGTCCACTCCGGTCGTGTCGAATTAATCGAAAGTCTAGGGAAACAAATGGAAGAGAAAGTACTAAACACAATCGATTTAGGCACTTTTCATATGCTTGCCAAACTACTGGAAAGTGTCAATCCTGATCAGGATTGGGGTTTAGAAAATCTGGCAACGAAGTTTATATCAGAGACTTCTGCTTCTGCTGCTTTACCTAAACTGTTTGAAGAGCCTGGTTCTCTTATGAGTTATTCAACAATAGACACACGAGTTAGTATTGGCTCAAGTAATTCTATTGATGAATGGATTAAGCTTCTTAGTAGTGTTCAAATTGCTGTACGTTGGGATGCTGCACAAGTATTAGTCAAGATAGCAGAGAAGCATCCAAATAAGATAGCTAGCTATCTTTCCTATTTCCTTACTCTCATTCCTACCCTGTCTGGCAAACAAGCTTTAAAGGTGATCACAGCTACCCAAGTCAACTGCAAGTTTTACAACTATGAAATCTTTCAAGCCCATCTAGCAGCACAGCGAACCGAGCGCCAAACTCACCCCAATGGCGATTCAAACGCCATAACTATAAAAACTTTAGAGAGTTTAACTATCATGAGTGACAAAGCACCAATCTTCAATCAGCAACATGCAACTATTGGCGTGAACTATGCAGCTGAAGGTAGCACCATAGAATTTACTCAGCAAACCAGTTCTTCAGAGCAAACCTTTGAGATTTTGCTCACTGACTATCAGCAATTTATTGAGCAACTTCAACAGAAATATCCCACCTTGGCAGACCCAACCACCGTACCTCAAATTATTGAAGTCGAGGCAAAACTCATCAAAGCCCAGGATCACCAGCGGTGGCAAAACTTCATCAACCTCAAACGGCTGTGGAATGGCGGCAAAAAAGCAGGTATCAAAGTTGGCGAACATTTTGCCGAAAACAATGTCTGGGCAAAAGGCGCGATCGCTTTTCTCGAAGGTGTTAGCGAAGATGGGAAATAA
- a CDS encoding phospholipase D-like domain-containing anti-phage protein translates to MINRFSSRRTKLDQTFLNQRLQGAQTYDRIAGYFRSSILEVAGESLESITGQIRVICNSDLNVQDVDTAKAANYAMRREWCAAEPENYNEKAKPRFARLYQFLRSGKMQVKVLPREKFGLVHGKAGVITTANGAKTCFMGSTNETYDAWKLHYELVWEDNSPEAIQWVQEEFDALWHHPLAVNLADFVIEDIGRLSQRSVFPSVEVWREEADPGAPIIETPVYRQEYGLWAHQKYFVTLAFEAHKSPHGARFVLADMVGLGKTMQLALSAMLMALYGDKPVLILVPKPLLWQWQEEMLNLLEMPSAVWNGKQWVDENGLEYPAAGAMGIKKCPRRVGIVSQGLITNKSEAANYLKQINYECIIVDEAHRARRANLGLDREAEKPTPNNLLSFLCAIAPRAKSLLLATATPVQMYPVEAWDLLNVLSINNEAVLGTDWSNWRRADEALLMAMGQAELPEDDQDRWRWIRNPLPPASEGIDFKNIRRTLKVADEVAVVPGDSWNKLRNPDKDRIRRLARDFGPHHNPFIRHIVRRTRDYLENTIDPETNEPYLKPVRVKLYGETNQESISLPLYLRDAYTIAEEFCDLLGQRMKGSGFLRTLLLRRVGSTICAGMNTAKSMLGAWEDIEEEDDEDAIPDDRPKSLTPSERDKLEQFLDKLEANQEDDPKYEVVRHLLVEEDWLESGCIIFSQYFDSVRWLADQLSRDLPKGEVIGIYAGGQKSGVLVNGVFSRQERESLKQMVRRGEMRLLLGTDAASEGLNLQRLGTLINLDLPWNPTRLEQRKGRIQRIGQLRDVVQIYNMRYRGSVEDRVHELLSDRLEAIHQLFGQIPDVLEDVWVQVAQGKLEEAKQTINAVPQKHPFEFKYHQVKKVPWESCATVLSARDRKQHLLQGW, encoded by the coding sequence ATGATCAACCGCTTCTCCTCCCGTCGTACCAAACTCGATCAAACCTTCCTGAACCAACGACTCCAGGGAGCGCAAACCTACGATCGCATTGCGGGCTACTTCCGCTCCTCCATCCTGGAAGTCGCCGGAGAAAGTCTTGAGAGTATCACTGGACAAATCCGCGTCATTTGCAACTCTGACCTCAACGTTCAAGATGTAGACACTGCCAAAGCTGCCAATTATGCTATGCGGCGAGAATGGTGTGCCGCAGAACCCGAAAACTATAACGAAAAAGCGAAACCTCGATTTGCCAGACTTTATCAGTTTTTGCGATCGGGCAAGATGCAAGTCAAAGTGCTGCCCCGCGAAAAATTTGGTCTGGTACATGGCAAAGCCGGTGTCATCACAACAGCAAATGGAGCAAAAACCTGCTTCATGGGCAGCACCAACGAAACCTATGATGCCTGGAAACTGCATTATGAACTCGTGTGGGAAGACAATTCCCCAGAAGCAATTCAGTGGGTACAAGAAGAGTTTGATGCGCTTTGGCATCACCCATTAGCCGTCAACCTGGCTGATTTCGTGATTGAAGATATTGGTCGCCTGTCCCAACGCAGCGTCTTCCCCAGCGTCGAAGTCTGGCGCGAAGAGGCTGATCCCGGTGCGCCTATCATTGAAACCCCCGTCTACCGTCAAGAGTATGGACTCTGGGCACACCAGAAATACTTTGTCACCCTGGCATTTGAGGCACACAAAAGTCCACACGGGGCTAGGTTTGTCCTGGCAGATATGGTCGGACTTGGTAAAACGATGCAGCTCGCCCTTTCCGCCATGCTCATGGCACTCTATGGCGATAAACCCGTCCTGATTCTGGTGCCCAAACCGCTGCTCTGGCAATGGCAGGAGGAAATGCTCAACCTGTTAGAAATGCCAAGCGCGGTCTGGAATGGTAAACAGTGGGTCGATGAAAATGGACTGGAGTATCCTGCTGCTGGTGCAATGGGGATTAAAAAATGCCCCCGTCGGGTGGGTATCGTCTCTCAAGGGTTAATCACCAACAAGTCCGAAGCAGCCAATTATTTGAAACAGATTAATTACGAGTGCATCATTGTTGATGAAGCGCATCGGGCACGGCGCGCCAACTTAGGACTCGATCGTGAAGCTGAAAAACCGACACCCAACAATCTTCTCTCCTTCCTGTGCGCGATCGCCCCTCGCGCCAAAAGTTTGCTGCTAGCAACCGCGACCCCAGTTCAAATGTATCCCGTCGAAGCTTGGGACTTGCTTAACGTCCTCTCTATCAATAACGAAGCAGTATTGGGTACCGACTGGAGTAATTGGCGACGAGCAGACGAGGCGCTGCTGATGGCAATGGGGCAAGCTGAATTGCCTGAAGATGATCAAGACCGATGGCGCTGGATTCGCAATCCACTTCCTCCCGCGTCCGAGGGCATTGACTTTAAAAATATCCGCCGCACACTCAAAGTCGCCGATGAGGTTGCGGTCGTTCCTGGTGATTCCTGGAATAAGCTGAGAAATCCTGACAAAGACCGAATTCGTAGACTCGCACGAGACTTTGGTCCGCACCATAATCCCTTCATCCGTCACATCGTCCGCCGTACACGAGACTACCTCGAAAATACAATTGATCCCGAAACGAATGAACCCTATCTCAAGCCAGTCAGAGTTAAGTTATACGGCGAGACCAATCAAGAGTCGATTTCACTGCCGCTTTATTTGAGAGATGCTTACACGATCGCAGAAGAGTTTTGCGACCTATTAGGACAACGCATGAAGGGATCAGGCTTCCTGAGGACGCTGTTGCTGCGGCGAGTGGGTAGCACCATCTGCGCGGGCATGAACACCGCCAAGAGTATGCTGGGAGCTTGGGAAGATATTGAGGAAGAAGACGATGAAGATGCCATTCCAGACGATAGACCCAAATCATTAACCCCATCTGAACGGGACAAACTAGAGCAGTTCCTCGACAAGCTAGAGGCAAATCAGGAAGATGACCCCAAATATGAGGTTGTTCGCCACCTGCTTGTTGAAGAAGACTGGTTAGAATCAGGTTGCATCATCTTCTCTCAGTACTTTGACTCCGTTCGCTGGTTAGCCGATCAACTTTCCCGCGACCTTCCTAAAGGAGAAGTCATTGGAATTTATGCGGGTGGGCAAAAGTCTGGCGTTCTGGTGAATGGCGTTTTCAGTCGGCAAGAACGAGAAAGCCTAAAACAAATGGTGCGTCGAGGCGAAATGCGCTTGTTATTGGGTACGGATGCGGCTAGCGAAGGACTCAATCTCCAACGACTCGGCACTCTGATCAACCTTGACCTTCCCTGGAACCCAACTCGGCTAGAACAACGAAAGGGGCGGATTCAACGCATCGGACAGTTACGCGATGTCGTTCAAATCTATAATATGCGCTACCGAGGCTCAGTTGAAGACCGGGTACATGAACTGCTGAGCGATCGCTTGGAAGCGATTCATCAACTTTTTGGACAAATCCCTGATGTATTAGAAGACGTGTGGGTTCAAGTGGCTCAAGGCAAGCTTGAGGAAGCCAAGCAAACGATTAACGCAGTGCCACAAAAACATCCCTTTGAATTCAAATACCATCAAGTTAAAAAAGTGCCTTGGGAATCTTGTGCAACAGTATTGAGTGCCAGAGATCGAAAACAGCACCTTTTACAAGGGTGGTAG
- a CDS encoding PDDEXK nuclease domain-containing protein translates to MSELLPSDYPEFLRSLKAKIQARQTRAILAVNRELIALYWEIGQQIVERQETAGWGDAVITQLERDLKREMPDLEGFSRRNLYRMRSLYLAYREQSENVPQLVAQIPWGHNTVLLEKVKDPAEREWYLQQTLEQGWSRNILIHQIESKLYTRQVSQTKSHNFEQTLPSPQSELVEQALKDPYVLDFLTLKQGAKERDLQNALLEKLRDFLVELGNGFAFMGSEYPLRVSDQDFYLDLLFYHYRLRCLVAIDLKIGEFKPEDAGKMNFYLSALDAQVKHPDDRPSVGIILCKSKDRLIADYALANLNRAIGVSTYQTRELPPEIQAELPTLEQLQQALEVSKQDDASDD, encoded by the coding sequence ATGAGTGAATTACTGCCCAGCGATTACCCAGAATTTCTGCGAAGCCTGAAAGCGAAGATACAGGCGCGCCAGACGAGAGCAATTCTGGCAGTCAACCGGGAACTGATTGCGTTGTATTGGGAAATTGGGCAGCAGATTGTGGAGCGGCAGGAAACAGCGGGTTGGGGTGATGCCGTGATCACGCAGCTAGAGCGTGATCTGAAGCGGGAAATGCCTGATTTAGAGGGTTTCTCCCGGCGTAACCTTTACCGGATGCGATCGCTCTATCTCGCCTATCGGGAGCAAAGTGAGAATGTGCCACAGCTTGTGGCACAAATTCCCTGGGGGCACAACACAGTGCTACTTGAAAAGGTAAAAGACCCAGCAGAGCGGGAATGGTATTTGCAGCAAACACTGGAGCAAGGCTGGAGCCGGAACATCCTGATTCATCAAATTGAGAGTAAACTCTATACTCGTCAGGTTAGTCAAACTAAAAGTCACAATTTTGAGCAAACTTTACCCAGCCCTCAGTCTGAACTGGTAGAGCAGGCACTGAAAGATCCCTATGTCCTAGACTTCCTCACGCTGAAGCAGGGAGCCAAAGAACGGGATCTACAAAATGCGCTGCTGGAAAAGCTGCGAGATTTTTTGGTGGAACTGGGCAATGGTTTTGCTTTTATGGGCAGTGAGTACCCCTTGCGAGTCAGTGATCAGGATTTCTACCTGGATTTGTTGTTCTATCACTATCGGCTGCGCTGCTTGGTCGCGATCGATTTGAAGATTGGGGAGTTTAAGCCGGAAGACGCAGGAAAGATGAACTTCTATCTGTCGGCGCTGGATGCTCAAGTGAAACATCCTGACGATCGCCCGTCTGTTGGCATTATTTTGTGTAAATCGAAAGATCGGCTGATTGCGGATTATGCTCTAGCGAATTTGAACCGGGCGATCGGGGTTAGTACCTATCAAACTAGAGAACTACCGCCAGAGATCCAAGCAGAGCTACCGACGCTAGAGCAATTGCAGCAGGCGCTGGAGGTGTCAAAACAGGATGACGCTAGTGATGACTAA
- a CDS encoding ParA family protein — translation MAARKGGVGKTSIACGLGSVLANQGKRVLVVDLDPQSNAAYVLGTDPTAPGTSDLLSGGTPVALEAAPGLCVLPGGPDLSGHAIQSLDPEDLADAVAAMDYDVLIFDCPPGVEYLERLGLVAADIALVCTDAHPLAVMGAGRVINELKLRQQKGRRGAKRWGLALSRIDLRRSMDQSLDRQLETTYPTIDRFIVHQDSAVSWAGAERVPLMQYDPNCKAAKDLQAIADWVFNG, via the coding sequence GTGGCTGCTCGAAAAGGTGGGGTAGGGAAAACGTCGATTGCCTGCGGGCTTGGATCTGTATTGGCGAACCAGGGTAAGCGAGTGCTGGTTGTTGACTTGGATCCACAATCTAATGCTGCTTACGTGTTGGGAACGGATCCGACTGCACCGGGAACATCTGACCTTTTGTCTGGTGGCACACCTGTGGCGTTAGAGGCAGCACCAGGACTGTGTGTACTACCGGGTGGACCAGATTTGTCTGGGCACGCTATTCAGTCTCTAGATCCAGAGGATTTAGCGGATGCAGTAGCAGCTATGGACTATGACGTACTAATCTTTGACTGTCCGCCAGGTGTGGAATATCTGGAGCGGTTGGGACTAGTGGCAGCAGATATTGCCCTGGTTTGCACCGATGCTCATCCTTTGGCGGTTATGGGTGCTGGACGGGTCATTAATGAGTTGAAGCTACGGCAGCAGAAGGGGCGGCGAGGTGCGAAGCGGTGGGGGCTGGCACTCAGCCGCATTGATTTGCGGCGCTCAATGGATCAATCGCTCGACCGACAGTTGGAAACTACCTATCCAACGATTGATCGTTTTATTGTTCACCAGGACTCTGCAGTCTCCTGGGCAGGGGCGGAAAGAGTTCCGCTGATGCAATATGATCCAAACTGTAAGGCTGCAAAAGATTTACAAGCGATCGCGGACTGGGTATTCAATGGCTAG
- a CDS encoding putative toxin-antitoxin system toxin component, PIN family, with amino-acid sequence MKIVIDTNVLVSAALRDRDPEAVILFVLEQEAYQWLVSSAILEEYKTVLCRKRLGLSEALKQQWFHLLETLTTLVEVDLEIEFPRDQKDAKFIACALAANAEVFITGDKDFTEAQRLLSTTIVSISQFKQLIIDTAT; translated from the coding sequence ATGAAGATTGTAATTGATACCAATGTGCTTGTTTCAGCAGCGTTGCGCGATCGCGATCCTGAAGCCGTTATTCTATTTGTGCTGGAACAGGAAGCCTATCAGTGGCTTGTCTCATCTGCAATTTTAGAAGAGTACAAAACCGTTCTTTGCCGAAAACGACTTGGTTTATCTGAAGCACTGAAGCAGCAATGGTTCCACTTGCTAGAGACCCTAACAACGCTAGTTGAAGTCGATCTTGAAATTGAATTTCCTCGCGATCAAAAAGATGCCAAGTTTATCGCCTGTGCTTTGGCTGCAAACGCTGAAGTTTTTATCACAGGTGATAAAGACTTCACCGAAGCTCAACGCTTGCTATCTACAACCATCGTTTCAATCTCGCAATTCAAACAACTCATAATTGACACAGCTACCTAG
- a CDS encoding CU044_2847 family protein: MTFAESRTDTVPVQLPNGAIVKVEVSKTGREDVSFDPKQFQPVADAIEGVVQMIATPIQKVRPKKATVKFGMELAIESGQLTAIIVKGSGKANLEITLEWEAPPKLES, from the coding sequence ATGACTTTTGCTGAATCTCGTACTGACACTGTTCCAGTTCAGCTTCCCAATGGAGCGATCGTCAAAGTTGAGGTGTCGAAAACTGGCCGGGAGGATGTCAGTTTTGATCCAAAGCAATTTCAGCCAGTGGCAGATGCGATCGAGGGTGTAGTGCAGATGATTGCAACACCAATCCAAAAAGTAAGACCTAAAAAGGCGACGGTGAAATTTGGTATGGAATTGGCGATCGAGTCTGGGCAATTGACGGCAATCATTGTCAAAGGTTCTGGCAAGGCTAATCTGGAAATTACATTGGAATGGGAAGCCCCACCTAAGCTTGAATCATGA
- a CDS encoding ParB/RepB/Spo0J family partition protein — protein MARRRNSADLFAEATATADAIHEQDQAVAARSEQERVQKTKLPLDQIRARETDTRPLDPQHVAALAESIAALGLIEPLVVDTKGVLLAGGHRLAALQALQETNPEVYNQQFSDGQIQVHMLAFDAEQDPERALQVELAENEKRVNYTRDQIERLAERLRSLNYRDVRGRPKEGEKALGPALAVAIGVSARYVRKVLSEQKQDGQDQKNRNSVPIFQKLKLLKKIEAALEELSELPESEQSGRSEKALLKALPAFLSNVKASAKDIEILIRQQK, from the coding sequence ATGGCTAGAAGACGAAATAGTGCAGATTTGTTTGCTGAAGCGACTGCCACAGCAGATGCTATTCATGAGCAGGACCAGGCGGTTGCTGCCAGGTCTGAGCAGGAGCGAGTTCAAAAGACAAAACTGCCGTTGGATCAGATTCGAGCGAGAGAAACCGATACTCGCCCCTTAGACCCTCAGCATGTGGCGGCTCTAGCTGAGTCGATTGCGGCTTTAGGGCTGATTGAACCTCTAGTAGTAGATACAAAGGGGGTGCTGCTGGCGGGTGGACATCGGTTGGCAGCGCTTCAGGCACTACAGGAAACCAATCCAGAGGTTTACAACCAGCAGTTTTCAGATGGGCAAATCCAGGTTCACATGCTGGCGTTTGATGCTGAACAGGATCCAGAGCGGGCACTTCAAGTTGAGTTGGCAGAGAACGAAAAGAGGGTAAACTATACCCGCGACCAGATTGAGCGGTTGGCTGAACGATTGCGATCGCTCAACTACCGCGATGTGCGGGGTCGCCCGAAGGAAGGGGAGAAAGCATTAGGTCCTGCCCTTGCTGTGGCGATCGGGGTTTCGGCTCGTTATGTCCGTAAAGTCTTGAGTGAACAGAAGCAAGATGGGCAGGATCAGAAAAATAGGAACTCAGTTCCTATTTTCCAAAAGTTGAAGCTTTTGAAGAAAATCGAAGCTGCTTTGGAAGAATTGAGTGAACTGCCAGAGTCGGAGCAATCTGGACGATCGGAGAAAGCTTTACTCAAGGCACTACCCGCTTTCTTGTCCAATGTAAAAGCCTCTGCTAAGGATATCGAAATCCTGATTCGACAGCAGAAGTAG